From one Pristis pectinata isolate sPriPec2 chromosome 12, sPriPec2.1.pri, whole genome shotgun sequence genomic stretch:
- the LOC127576437 gene encoding T cell receptor alpha chain MC.7.G5-like, whose protein sequence is MRILALWVVCGTCLTVPSHGDSVTQTVSSEVKTEGEEVTFSCSYDTTERDYFLYWYRQRSDSRLEFILRKGSSGSEDNADFAQTRFTGHLQKERKFTSLTISWLQLSDSAVYYCAFRRTVITLLISLNTLDSVVKICCNFIYTFTDDTTVVGRTANNDETVPVKEMESLVASCQDNNLCLTGRKKKLIDITPVCISAAVVKIVQSFKLLGGSIAINFSRCSHVNALDKVTYRRL, encoded by the exons ATGCGCATACTTGCCCTCTGGGTTGTTTGTGGAACTTGTCTGACAG tccCAAGTCATGGAGATTCTGTCACACAGACGGTGTCCTCAGAAGTGAAGACAGAAGGAGAGGAGGTGACTTTCAGCTGCAGCTATGATACTACAGAGAGGGACTACTTTTTATATTGGTACCGGCAACGGTCAGACTCAAGACTTGAATTCATACTGCGCAAAGGTTCAAGTGGATCTGAAGATAATGCAGATTTTGCCCAAACTCGCTTCACCGGccatctacaaaaggaaaggaaattcaccagtttGACCATCTCATGGCTGCAGCTGAgcgactctgcagtttattactgcgcCTTCCGCCGCACAGTGAT AACGTTGCTGATTTCCCTCAACACTCTGGACTCTGTGGTCAAAATCTGCTGTAACTTCATTTACACGTTCAcggatgacaccactgtcgtCGGCCGGACAGCAAACAATGACGAGACGGTGCCCGTGAAGGAGATGGAGAGTCTCGTGGCAtcgtgtcaagacaacaacctctgccTCACTGGCAGAAAAAAGAAGCTTATCGACATCACGCCCGTCTGCATCAGTGCTGCTGTGGTGAAGATTGTTCAGAGCTTCAAATTGCTAGGTGGAAGTATCGCTATCAATTTTTCCCGCTGCAGCCACGTGAACGCTTTGGACAAGGTAACATACCGGCGTCTCTAA